The Streptomyces sp. NBC_00224 genome has a window encoding:
- a CDS encoding class I adenylate-forming enzyme family protein: MNDAEANDTAYALGASRTLWELVARRAALTPDRPVLLQDDRSLSFGELRDRAERVAAGLYGLGVRPGTVVAWQLPTRIETALLSFALARLGAVQSPVIPFYRDREVGFALRESAAEFFAVPGVWRGFDHTAMAARLGARGVFEAYGTLPDGDPAVLPPPPADGTTVRWIYWTSGTTSDPKGVLHTDRSLIAGGSCLAHALHLSADDVGSMAFPYAHIAGPDYTVMLLLYGFPAVMFEQFALPDALEAYRKHGVTVAGGSTAFYSMFLAEQRKRPGTKVIPSLRLLAGGGAPKPPEVYRSVVREMGVRLTHGYGMTEVPMITMGSPDDTEENLATTEGRPPEGMEIRIVDGEVRLRGEAVCQGYVDPAQTAEAFDADGFLRTGDLGYVKESGHLVLTGRLKDVIIRKGENISAKEIEDLLAAHPAVGDVAVIGLPDVERGELVCAVVEQVPGSVELTLAGVTSYLRAQGLSVHKLPEQVEVVDALPRNETLRKVLKYRLREMFGGGGG, translated from the coding sequence GTGAACGACGCCGAAGCGAACGACACCGCATACGCACTGGGCGCCTCGCGCACCCTCTGGGAACTGGTCGCCCGCCGCGCCGCCCTCACCCCCGACCGGCCCGTCCTGCTCCAGGACGACCGCTCCCTGAGCTTCGGCGAGCTGCGCGACCGCGCCGAGCGGGTGGCGGCGGGCCTGTACGGCCTGGGCGTACGGCCCGGCACGGTGGTCGCCTGGCAGCTGCCCACCCGGATCGAGACCGCGCTCCTCTCGTTCGCCCTCGCGCGGCTCGGGGCCGTCCAGTCGCCCGTCATCCCCTTCTACCGCGACCGCGAAGTGGGCTTCGCGCTACGGGAGTCGGCGGCGGAGTTCTTCGCGGTGCCCGGGGTCTGGCGCGGGTTCGACCACACCGCGATGGCGGCCCGGCTCGGCGCACGGGGCGTCTTCGAGGCGTACGGGACGCTCCCGGACGGCGACCCGGCCGTCCTGCCGCCCCCGCCCGCCGACGGCACCACCGTCCGCTGGATCTACTGGACCTCGGGCACCACCTCCGACCCCAAGGGCGTGCTGCACACCGACCGCTCGCTGATCGCGGGCGGCTCGTGCCTGGCGCACGCGCTGCACCTGTCGGCGGACGACGTGGGCTCGATGGCGTTCCCGTACGCCCACATCGCCGGGCCCGACTACACGGTGATGCTGCTCCTGTACGGCTTCCCGGCGGTGATGTTCGAGCAGTTCGCGCTGCCGGACGCGCTGGAGGCGTACCGCAAGCACGGCGTGACGGTGGCGGGCGGGTCGACCGCGTTCTACTCGATGTTCCTGGCCGAGCAGCGCAAGCGGCCGGGCACCAAGGTCATCCCCTCGCTGCGGCTGCTCGCGGGCGGCGGGGCGCCCAAGCCGCCGGAGGTCTACCGCTCCGTCGTACGCGAGATGGGGGTGCGGCTCACCCACGGCTACGGCATGACCGAGGTCCCGATGATCACGATGGGCTCGCCGGACGACACGGAGGAGAACCTGGCGACGACGGAGGGGCGGCCGCCCGAGGGCATGGAGATACGGATCGTCGACGGCGAGGTGCGGTTGCGCGGGGAGGCCGTGTGCCAGGGGTATGTGGACCCCGCGCAGACCGCCGAGGCCTTCGACGCGGACGGGTTCCTGCGCACGGGCGATCTGGGGTACGTGAAGGAGAGCGGGCATCTGGTGCTCACCGGGCGGCTCAAGGACGTGATCATCCGCAAGGGCGAGAACATCTCGGCGAAGGAGATCGAGGACCTGCTGGCCGCGCATCCGGCCGTCGGGGACGTGGCGGTGATCGGGCTGCCGGACGTGGAGCGGGGGGAGTTGGTCTGCGCGGTGGTGGAGCAGGTGCCGGGTTCGGTGGAGTTGACCCTGGCCGGGGTCACCTCCTATCTGCGGGCGCAGGGCCTGTCCGTGCACAAGCTGCCCGAGCAGGTGGAGGTGGTGGACGCGCTGCCTCGTAACGAGACGTTGCGGAAGGTACTGAAGTATCGGTTGCGGGAGATGTTCGGGGGTGGTGGGGGCTGA
- a CDS encoding STAS domain-containing protein, whose protein sequence is MTLIVNEAEQGGWAVVCVRGELDLVTAPQVRRVVHEAVAAGRRDLVLDLSGVLFCDSSGVGVLIATRRLLRSCRGRLRLILPARGAVEGSHVNRVLAALGVRRLFDVYGDVDAAAGDHSEPLSA, encoded by the coding sequence GTGACGCTGATCGTGAACGAGGCCGAGCAGGGCGGATGGGCCGTGGTGTGCGTCCGCGGGGAACTGGACCTGGTGACGGCGCCGCAGGTCAGGCGCGTGGTCCACGAAGCGGTGGCGGCGGGCCGGCGCGATCTGGTGCTCGATCTGTCCGGGGTGCTGTTCTGCGACTCCAGCGGCGTGGGCGTCCTGATCGCCACCCGCCGCCTTCTCCGCTCCTGCCGCGGCCGCCTCCGCCTGATCCTCCCGGCGCGGGGCGCGGTCGAGGGCTCGCATGTGAACCGGGTGCTGGCGGCGCTGGGCGTCCGCCGCCTGTTCGATGTGTACGGGGACGTGGACGCGGCGGCGGGGGACCACTCGGAGCCACTTTCTGCGTGA
- a CDS encoding sigma-70 family RNA polymerase sigma factor — protein sequence MAKDAPPRWDRRMQQRLARGEAAALGELYDRFASLVHSLAHRVLGEDSAADQITREVFGYVWENPDAYDPKQGSMRSWVAKLTQRQAVLRLRQAEAAQYAERGGSTEELEAKVLRATAAARADYIVTSMPAPLRQALELAYHQRRDYRQAAADLSISEDEARRRLRLGLQLLSTANTRPPEGSSPPGYGRAL from the coding sequence ATGGCGAAGGACGCACCACCTCGCTGGGACCGCAGAATGCAGCAGCGCCTGGCGCGCGGCGAGGCGGCCGCGCTCGGCGAGCTGTACGACCGGTTCGCCTCGCTCGTGCACAGCCTGGCCCACCGTGTGCTCGGCGAGGACTCCGCCGCCGACCAGATCACCCGCGAGGTGTTCGGCTACGTGTGGGAGAACCCGGACGCGTACGACCCCAAGCAGGGTTCCATGCGCTCCTGGGTCGCCAAGCTCACCCAGCGCCAGGCCGTGCTGCGGCTGCGCCAGGCCGAGGCGGCGCAGTACGCGGAGCGCGGCGGCTCCACCGAGGAGCTGGAGGCCAAGGTGCTGCGGGCCACCGCGGCCGCCCGCGCCGACTACATCGTGACGTCCATGCCCGCGCCGCTGCGCCAGGCGCTGGAGCTGGCGTACCACCAGCGCCGCGACTACCGGCAGGCCGCCGCCGACCTCTCCATCAGCGAGGACGAGGCCCGGCGCCGGCTGCGGCTCGGGCTCCAGCTGCTGTCCACGGCGAACACCCGCCCGCCGGAGGGGTCCTCGCCGCCCGGTTACGGACGTGCGCTGTGA
- a CDS encoding zf-HC2 domain-containing protein, with the protein MNGPAEQGPPLPDDENGTPRIPPPRRAADDIERLPSLLPPPPPEPVVRSHAILKSLLGAWALTACSTEETEAVEAHLTECAPCADEALRLRDAVGLLHTDRSLDLDPLLRSRVLENCLGRRPARIPVPDWASAYDAEAARLDALLNDFGDAEWHAPVRLKWFEREQQVSRKTTVAGVIGHLMAVDGLVAAALGLDDPSGGSLPSGPTARTEAFWTSTRFPLTRAVREPWREQTHTLIRTVSFAGRGAAELAVPYGDFALPLQDALLDRAFECWIHAGDIADAVAYPYDPPSGAHLHRMIDLAARILPDTLAARRRAGLAPPPRHLVAAGSPGRSLRLEIEGAGGGDWYIALDSPAAVGSPDHEVAHIALDAVEFCRLAAGHVPPEDAAAGRLGDREAIRDVLLATASLSRL; encoded by the coding sequence GTGAACGGGCCCGCCGAGCAGGGTCCGCCGCTTCCCGACGACGAGAACGGCACGCCGCGCATACCGCCACCGCGCCGGGCCGCGGACGACATCGAACGGTTGCCGTCCCTCTTGCCGCCCCCGCCGCCGGAGCCGGTGGTCCGCTCGCACGCCATATTGAAATCGCTGCTCGGGGCGTGGGCGCTGACCGCGTGCTCGACGGAGGAGACCGAGGCCGTGGAGGCACACCTCACCGAGTGCGCGCCCTGCGCGGACGAGGCGCTGCGGCTGCGGGACGCGGTGGGGCTGCTGCACACCGACCGCAGCCTCGACCTGGACCCGCTGCTGCGGTCCCGGGTCCTGGAGAACTGCCTGGGCCGGCGCCCGGCGCGCATCCCGGTGCCGGACTGGGCGTCCGCGTACGACGCGGAGGCCGCCCGGCTCGACGCGCTGCTCAACGACTTCGGCGACGCGGAGTGGCACGCGCCGGTGCGGCTGAAGTGGTTCGAGCGGGAGCAGCAGGTGAGCCGCAAGACCACGGTGGCGGGCGTGATCGGCCATCTGATGGCGGTGGACGGCCTCGTGGCGGCGGCGCTGGGCCTGGACGACCCGTCGGGCGGGAGCCTCCCTTCGGGTCCGACGGCCCGCACCGAGGCCTTCTGGACCTCGACGCGCTTTCCGCTGACGCGGGCGGTACGGGAGCCGTGGCGCGAGCAGACGCACACGCTGATCCGTACGGTGTCGTTCGCGGGCCGGGGTGCGGCCGAACTGGCCGTCCCCTACGGCGACTTCGCCCTTCCGCTCCAGGACGCGCTCCTCGACCGGGCCTTCGAGTGCTGGATCCACGCGGGGGACATCGCGGACGCGGTGGCCTACCCGTACGACCCGCCGTCCGGGGCGCATCTGCACCGGATGATCGACCTGGCGGCGCGGATCCTCCCGGACACCCTGGCCGCGCGCCGGCGTGCGGGTCTGGCGCCGCCGCCGCGCCACCTGGTCGCGGCGGGCTCGCCCGGGCGCTCCCTGCGCCTGGAGATCGAGGGCGCGGGCGGCGGTGACTGGTACATCGCGCTCGACTCCCCCGCGGCGGTCGGCTCCCCCGACCACGAGGTGGCCCACATCGCCCTGGACGCCGTCGAGTTCTGCCGCCTGGCGGCAGGCCACGTCCCGCCGGAGGACGCGGCGGCGGGCCGCCTGGGCGACCGCGAGGCGATCCGGGACGTGCTGCTGGCGACGGCTTCGCTGAGCAGGTTGTAG